The proteins below are encoded in one region of Engystomops pustulosus chromosome 8, aEngPut4.maternal, whole genome shotgun sequence:
- the UQCC4 gene encoding ubiquinol-cytochrome c reductase complex assembly factor 4, translated as MHRSLCLVTVPRLLRPSPAVPGSRTFHLKNHPDYTEEKDDQKPIRFSTSRGSHKRWTVAQSFGSDYQRPWWKVLPVSLFLGAVLMWAYFREETEIDQILYRPVSELLEEIEKSKKNDKGK; from the exons ATGCACCGGAGCCTGTGCCTTGTGACTGTGCCCAG aCTCTTGCGGCCGTCCCCTGCAGTTCCCGGCTCTCGGACTTTTCACCTTAAGAACCATCCGGATTATACAGAAGAGAAGGACGACCAGAAGCCCATCCGGTTCTCCACCAGTAGAGGCAGCCACAAGAGATGGACTGTGGCCCAGTCTTTTGGGAGTGACTACCAGCGGCCCTGGTGGAAGGTGCTGCCGGTGAGCCTGTTTCTCGGCGCCGTGCTCATGTGGGCCTACTTCAGGGAAGAGACTGAGATTGACCAAATCTTATATAGACCCGTGTCTGAGCTGCTGGAGGAGATAGAGAAAAGTAAGAagaatgacaaaggaaagtga
- the LOC140075003 gene encoding histone H3.3A, translating into MARTKQTARKSTGGKAPRKQLATKAARKSAPSTGGVKKPHRYRPGTVALREIRRYQKSTELLIRKLPFQRLVREIAQDFKTDLRFQSAAIGALQEASEAYLVGLFEDTNLCAIHAKRVTIMPKDIQLARRIRGERA; encoded by the exons ATGGCCCGTACAAAGCAGACTGCCCGTAAGTCAACTGGAGGAAAGGCTCCCAGGAAGCAGCTGGCCACCAAAGCTGCAAGGAAAAGTGCCCCATCAACTGGAGGTGTGAAGAAGCCTCACAGATAcag GCCTGGAACTGTTGCTTTGAGAGAGATCAGAAGGTATCAGAAATCCACTGAGTTGCTTATTCGCAAGCTTCCTTTCCAGCGTCTTGTGAGGGAGATTGCCCAAGATTTCAAGACTGATCTGAGGTTCCAGAGTGCAGCCATTGGTGCTCTGCAG GAAGCAAGTGAGGCCTACTTGGTGGGTCTCTTTGAGGACACCAACCTGTGTGCCATCCATGCAAAAAGAGTAACCATCATGCCCAAGGACAttcagctagcaagaagaatccGTGGAGAACGTGCTTAA